The following proteins are co-located in the Roseovarius arcticus genome:
- a CDS encoding DMT family transporter — MKGARDRALTSGLICVGQAAFGLVLAFYSPFMSWDAVPWLIASIVIHWGYFWLLNVAYGLGDLSLIYPISRGLAPLLVALGAQFWVGEVLPAYAWAGILAISVGISVLAAPVLRGALPLAGVMAAIGVGVIVASYTLVDGMGVRASGNPVAYIGWVFIGNVTVAMYIFPTRIARLRALPAKTIALALLGGVISGCAYGLVLYAKTLAPLGLVSALRETSVIFAAMIGVLWFGEGPRGRRLIAAIIVALGIVLIAGHG; from the coding sequence ATGAAGGGCGCGCGGGACCGCGCGCTGACCTCGGGGCTGATATGTGTGGGGCAGGCGGCGTTCGGTCTGGTGCTAGCGTTCTATTCGCCGTTCATGTCTTGGGACGCGGTGCCGTGGCTGATCGCGTCCATCGTCATTCACTGGGGCTACTTCTGGCTGCTGAACGTCGCCTATGGGCTGGGCGATCTGAGCCTTATCTATCCCATTTCGCGCGGTCTTGCCCCGCTGCTGGTGGCGCTTGGGGCGCAATTTTGGGTGGGCGAGGTACTGCCCGCCTACGCATGGGCGGGCATCCTGGCGATTAGCGTCGGCATCTCGGTGTTGGCCGCCCCGGTTCTGCGCGGCGCGCTGCCGTTGGCGGGCGTCATGGCGGCGATCGGTGTCGGCGTGATCGTGGCCAGCTACACACTGGTCGACGGGATGGGGGTGCGGGCATCAGGCAATCCGGTGGCCTATATCGGGTGGGTGTTTATCGGCAACGTGACGGTGGCGATGTACATTTTTCCCACGCGCATAGCACGGTTGCGCGCCCTACCTGCCAAGACCATCGCGCTGGCCTTGCTGGGTGGGGTTATATCGGGCTGCGCCTATGGCTTGGTTCTATATGCCAAGACGCTGGCGCCGCTTGGGCTGGTATCTGCGCTGCGCGAGACGTCAGTGATCTTTGCCGCGATGATTGGCGTGTTATGGTTTGGTGAAGGGCCGCGCGGGCGGCGCCTGATCGCGGCGATCATCGTGGCGCTGGGGATCGTGCTGATCGCCGGTCACGGATAA
- the pbfA gene encoding (R)-1-hydroxy-2-aminoethylphosphonate ammonia-lyase codes for MTPIVHTEGESNTSKARQAWLKKSIGPNSAPLLQRDSNAFLHQSLSSPCVSTIAKAEGIWIEDLDGRRFMDFHGNSLHHIGYGHPRLKAAIAAQMDALPFAPRRFTNEPATQLAEKLAEIAPGDLGKTLFTTGGSDANEVALKIARAATGRFKTVSFWDAFHGAGMGAASVGGEATFRSHIAGPLIPGAEHVAPFACYRCPYNHAGPDVCGLACAKMVDYVLEREGDVAAVIAEPMRAVPYVPPPGFWKAVREACDRHGALLIFDEIPTGLGKTGRMFAFEHDNVIPDIVTMGKALGGGILPIAACVARRDLDVCGDFAIGHYTHEKNPVTARAALTTLEIIEDENLVERSAELGDYAMNMLRDRLDGCRIVGDIRGRGLMFGVEIVQEREGKTPGNALAESIYYACLDAGLSFKISQGCVLTLSPPLTIPKDDLDRALNIVVTAIRDAAS; via the coding sequence ATGACCCCGATTGTTCACACCGAAGGCGAATCCAACACCTCGAAGGCGCGTCAGGCGTGGCTGAAGAAATCAATCGGGCCGAATTCTGCGCCGCTGCTGCAGCGCGACTCGAACGCGTTTTTGCACCAGAGCCTGAGCAGCCCCTGTGTCAGCACCATCGCAAAGGCCGAAGGCATCTGGATCGAAGACCTCGATGGCCGGCGTTTCATGGATTTCCACGGCAATTCGCTGCACCATATTGGGTACGGCCATCCGCGCCTCAAGGCCGCCATCGCGGCACAGATGGACGCGCTGCCATTCGCCCCCCGCCGTTTCACCAACGAGCCTGCGACGCAACTGGCCGAGAAATTGGCCGAGATCGCACCCGGCGATCTGGGCAAGACGCTGTTCACCACGGGCGGTTCGGACGCCAATGAGGTCGCACTGAAAATCGCGCGCGCGGCGACGGGCCGGTTCAAGACGGTCAGTTTCTGGGATGCCTTCCACGGTGCGGGGATGGGCGCGGCCAGCGTCGGCGGCGAGGCGACGTTCCGCAGCCATATTGCCGGGCCGCTGATACCTGGCGCCGAGCATGTTGCGCCCTTCGCCTGCTATCGCTGCCCCTACAACCACGCGGGGCCGGACGTCTGCGGGTTGGCTTGCGCCAAGATGGTAGACTACGTACTCGAGCGTGAGGGCGATGTCGCGGCTGTGATAGCCGAGCCAATGCGCGCGGTGCCCTACGTGCCGCCCCCCGGTTTTTGGAAGGCGGTGCGCGAGGCGTGCGATCGCCACGGCGCGCTGCTGATCTTTGACGAGATACCGACAGGCCTGGGCAAAACGGGCCGCATGTTCGCGTTTGAGCATGACAATGTGATCCCAGATATCGTGACGATGGGCAAGGCACTGGGCGGGGGCATCCTGCCCATTGCGGCCTGCGTTGCGCGTCGCGATCTGGACGTATGCGGTGATTTTGCCATCGGGCATTACACGCATGAGAAAAACCCGGTGACCGCCCGCGCGGCGCTGACCACGCTGGAAATCATCGAGGACGAGAACCTTGTCGAGCGTTCGGCCGAGCTGGGCGATTACGCGATGAACATGCTGCGTGACCGCTTGGACGGCTGCCGTATCGTTGGTGATATTCGGGGCCGCGGCCTGATGTTCGGCGTCGAGATCGTGCAGGAGCGTGAGGGTAAAACCCCCGGAAATGCGCTGGCCGAGAGTATCTATTACGCCTGTCTCGACGCGGGCCTCAGCTTCAAAATATCCCAAGGCTGCGTGCTGACCCTGTCACCGCCGCTGACCATCCCGAAGGATGATCTGGATCGCGCGCTGAACATCGTCGTGACCGCAATTCGGGACGCGGCAAGCTGA
- the phnY gene encoding phosphonoacetaldehyde dehydrogenase: MTKIEQRHEGMRIGGEIVFTDDVIEVLYPYTDEVVGTVPAGKAEHARRAFEIAANYKSTLTRYERSQILTRAGQLIGEKREYLAKWLTLELGICHQHAIYETKRAQDVYQFAAGQALIDDGEIFSCDLTHNGKARNIYTMREPVRCISAITPFNHPLNMVSHKIAPSIATNNCMVCKPTELTPLTAIALADILYEAGLPPEMFQIVTGLPGDIGDEMITNEHIDIITFTGGVPVGKMIASKAGYKRQALELGGNDPLIICNDLSDADLDKAATIAVAGATGNSGQRCTAIKRILVQESVADRFVPLVLEKAKAIRFGDPQDPETQLGCVIHSKAAEIFENRVLDAEKQGAKILYHPKRQGALLPPIVVDFVPHDSELVMEETFGPIIPIVRVPDDDAEVMKISNSTPFGLSSGVCTNDLNRAIAYINGLNVGTCNIWEQPGYRIEMSPFGGIKDSGNGVKEGVIEAMKFFTNVKTYSLPWPV; this comes from the coding sequence ATGACCAAGATCGAGCAACGCCACGAGGGAATGCGCATCGGCGGCGAAATCGTCTTTACCGATGATGTCATCGAGGTGCTCTATCCCTACACCGATGAGGTCGTGGGCACCGTCCCCGCGGGCAAGGCTGAGCACGCGCGCCGCGCGTTCGAGATCGCCGCAAATTACAAGTCGACCCTGACCCGCTACGAGCGTAGCCAGATCCTGACCCGCGCAGGCCAGCTGATCGGCGAAAAGCGCGAGTATTTGGCAAAGTGGCTGACGTTGGAGCTAGGTATTTGCCACCAGCACGCCATTTACGAGACGAAGCGCGCGCAGGATGTCTACCAATTTGCCGCAGGTCAGGCACTGATTGACGATGGCGAGATCTTCTCGTGCGACCTGACGCACAATGGGAAGGCGCGTAACATCTACACCATGCGCGAGCCGGTGCGCTGCATTAGCGCGATTACCCCGTTCAACCACCCGCTGAACATGGTCAGCCACAAGATCGCGCCGTCAATTGCCACGAATAATTGCATGGTCTGCAAACCGACCGAGCTGACGCCGCTAACCGCGATTGCGCTGGCCGATATCCTCTATGAGGCCGGCCTGCCGCCCGAAATGTTTCAGATCGTCACCGGCCTGCCCGGCGATATTGGGGACGAGATGATCACCAACGAGCATATCGATATCATCACGTTCACAGGCGGCGTCCCGGTGGGCAAGATGATCGCATCCAAGGCAGGCTATAAACGCCAAGCGCTGGAGCTGGGCGGAAACGATCCGCTGATCATCTGCAACGACCTGTCTGATGCCGATCTAGATAAGGCCGCAACCATCGCCGTTGCGGGCGCGACGGGCAATTCTGGCCAGCGTTGCACCGCGATCAAGCGTATTTTGGTTCAGGAATCGGTCGCGGACCGCTTCGTGCCGCTGGTGCTGGAAAAGGCCAAGGCAATCCGCTTTGGTGACCCGCAAGACCCAGAAACACAGCTGGGCTGCGTGATTCACTCCAAAGCCGCCGAAATTTTCGAAAACCGTGTTCTGGACGCAGAAAAGCAGGGTGCCAAGATACTCTATCATCCCAAACGGCAAGGCGCGCTACTGCCGCCTATTGTAGTGGATTTTGTGCCTCACGACAGCGAGCTGGTGATGGAGGAAACATTTGGCCCCATCATCCCCATCGTGCGTGTGCCAGATGACGACGCCGAGGTGATGAAGATTTCGAACTCGACGCCCTTTGGCCTGTCGTCCGGCGTCTGCACCAACGATCTGAACCGCGCTATCGCCTATATCAACGGGCTGAACGTGGGCACATGCAATATCTGGGAACAGCCCGGCTACCGGATAGAAATGTCGCCCTTCGGCGGGATCAAAGATAGCGGAAATGGCGTAAAAGAGGGCGTCATCGAGGCGATGAAGTTCTTCACCAATGTTAAAACATACTCGCTTCCTTGGCCGGTATAG
- the phnA gene encoding phosphonoacetate hydrolase: protein MPVTNPVTANDRTYPAPKVCAIAICLDGCEPEYLTKAIADGLMPNLARMKETGTDRLAHSVIPSFTNPNNLSIATGRPPIVHGICGNYLYDPDTGEEVMMNDVRFLRAPTVFSKFYEAGARVAIVTAKDKLRALLGAGLKFDDDRAKCFSAEKSDTSTQAEHGQDAASKWLGMAQPEVYSAELSEFVFAAGVKLLREWKPDVMYLTTTDYVQHKYAPDDAEAKSFYKMFDKYLGQLDEMGAAIVVTADHGMKPKHDANGDPQVIYVQDLMDEWLGEAAARVILPITDPYVVHHGALGGFATAYLPKNADRADIIARLKKHDELLEVISKEEAVKRFELPEDRIGDIVMISTENMTIGTSEHRHDLAALNEPLRSHGGLTEQVVPFIANRKLDLPSKPELRNFDAFYYATTAAAQ from the coding sequence ATGCCCGTAACCAACCCCGTCACTGCCAACGACCGCACCTATCCCGCGCCCAAGGTCTGTGCCATCGCCATCTGCCTCGACGGCTGCGAGCCGGAATATCTGACAAAAGCCATCGCGGATGGCCTGATGCCGAACCTTGCGCGGATGAAGGAGACGGGCACCGACCGGCTGGCCCATTCGGTGATCCCGTCCTTTACCAACCCCAATAACCTAAGCATCGCGACGGGCCGCCCGCCCATCGTCCACGGGATCTGCGGCAATTACCTCTATGATCCGGATACTGGCGAAGAGGTGATGATGAACGACGTCCGCTTCCTACGCGCGCCGACCGTGTTCAGCAAATTCTACGAGGCGGGCGCCCGCGTCGCCATCGTCACCGCCAAAGACAAGCTGCGCGCGCTCTTGGGCGCGGGGCTCAAGTTCGACGACGACCGCGCCAAATGCTTCTCGGCCGAGAAATCCGATACCTCCACGCAGGCCGAGCATGGGCAGGACGCCGCCAGCAAGTGGCTGGGCATGGCGCAGCCCGAGGTATATTCTGCCGAGCTGTCGGAATTCGTGTTCGCCGCCGGCGTCAAGCTGCTGCGGGAGTGGAAGCCGGACGTGATGTATCTGACCACCACCGACTATGTTCAGCACAAGTATGCGCCCGACGACGCCGAGGCCAAATCGTTCTACAAGATGTTCGACAAATATCTGGGCCAACTTGATGAGATGGGCGCGGCTATCGTTGTGACAGCGGACCACGGCATGAAGCCGAAACATGACGCCAATGGCGATCCGCAGGTCATCTATGTGCAGGATTTGATGGACGAATGGCTGGGCGAGGCTGCGGCCCGCGTTATCCTGCCAATCACTGATCCCTATGTTGTCCACCACGGCGCGCTGGGCGGCTTTGCCACCGCCTACCTGCCCAAGAACGCCGACCGCGCCGACATCATCGCGCGCCTTAAAAAGCACGACGAGCTGCTGGAAGTCATCAGCAAAGAAGAGGCCGTCAAACGCTTTGAGCTGCCAGAGGATCGCATCGGCGATATCGTCATGATCTCGACCGAAAACATGACCATCGGCACGTCCGAGCATCGCCATGATCTGGCCGCCCTGAACGAGCCGCTGCGCAGCCACGGCGGCCTGACCGAGCAGGTCGTGCCCTTCATCGCGAACCGCAAACTCGACCTGCCCAGCAAGCCGGAATTGCGTAATTTCGACGCATTCTATTACGCCACCACCGCCGCCGCGCAGTAA